Proteins encoded within one genomic window of Bradyrhizobium sp. 186:
- a CDS encoding porin codes for MKVMKGIILGSAAMFVGAGAQAADLPVKAKAIEYVKICSLYGAGFYYIPGTDTCIKLGGYLRADTMLATNVDFDAASTGVAGAQNRLSNYYTMRTRQDLKIDTRTATEYGVVRTYAELAFTWTTGTYSGLGTGGTAYTSSTGSQVAGGSLGLYNAFIQFAGFTFGKAVSQFSTPWSQYPANNFELPGSGGYDWVNQVTYTADFGQGITAAISAQDQVQNYTTNIWNVSGATAAGVAAGAYGANDIGGTRAPDLVAMVRVDQAWGLFQASVAAHDNHAAYYGATELTGHPGDKWGWAGQLALSIKNLPTGPGDTINLTGVYTNGASRYNFQDYLSTTYAMYGGTSVTGAYQSLGLAGISDSVFVTGSGQELTTTYGLNGGYTHNWNPYWNSSLFGAWAAVRHNNTAKSYICGAFVANLALSSGIAGCNPDFNYAVVGTKTSWTPVNNLTFTGELAYMMLDQKYASGSTVTLPLQSGVAKPAAVYELKDQNSLVLLLRAQRNF; via the coding sequence ATGAAAGTGATGAAGGGTATTATCCTTGGATCAGCGGCAATGTTCGTGGGGGCTGGAGCGCAGGCTGCCGATCTCCCGGTCAAGGCCAAGGCGATCGAGTACGTAAAGATCTGCTCGCTGTATGGCGCCGGCTTCTACTACATCCCCGGCACGGACACGTGTATCAAGCTGGGCGGCTATCTGCGCGCTGACACAATGCTGGCCACAAACGTTGACTTCGACGCTGCCAGCACTGGTGTGGCTGGTGCCCAGAACCGGCTCAGCAACTATTACACGATGCGAACTCGCCAGGATCTGAAGATCGATACGCGTACCGCGACCGAGTACGGCGTTGTTCGCACATATGCTGAATTGGCGTTCACTTGGACGACGGGCACCTATAGTGGTTTGGGTACTGGTGGAACGGCTTATACCTCGTCGACGGGTTCTCAGGTGGCTGGCGGTTCGCTAGGTCTCTATAACGCGTTTATTCAGTTCGCCGGCTTCACGTTCGGTAAAGCGGTTTCCCAGTTCTCCACGCCTTGGTCCCAATACCCCGCGAACAACTTCGAATTGCCGGGCAGTGGAGGCTACGACTGGGTGAATCAGGTGACCTACACTGCTGACTTCGGTCAGGGAATCACCGCCGCGATTTCAGCTCAGGATCAAGTCCAGAATTACACCACCAATATTTGGAACGTGAGCGGTGCTACGGCCGCGGGAGTCGCGGCCGGCGCGTACGGCGCCAATGATATAGGGGGTACTCGCGCTCCCGACCTTGTCGCGATGGTTCGTGTTGACCAGGCGTGGGGTCTCTTCCAAGCATCAGTCGCTGCTCATGACAACCATGCTGCCTATTATGGTGCAACCGAGCTGACGGGGCATCCAGGCGACAAATGGGGCTGGGCTGGTCAGCTTGCACTATCAATCAAGAATCTTCCGACTGGGCCGGGTGATACGATCAACTTGACGGGCGTGTATACAAACGGCGCAAGCCGGTACAACTTCCAGGATTATCTATCCACCACCTACGCGATGTACGGAGGTACGAGCGTCACGGGTGCTTACCAGAGCTTGGGCCTTGCTGGCATTTCAGATTCTGTGTTTGTCACCGGTTCCGGCCAGGAGCTGACCACGACCTATGGCCTCAACGGCGGCTATACCCACAACTGGAATCCGTACTGGAACTCCTCTCTCTTCGGAGCGTGGGCTGCTGTAAGGCACAACAACACAGCCAAGAGCTATATCTGCGGTGCGTTCGTTGCGAACCTCGCTTTATCGAGCGGTATCGCCGGCTGCAATCCCGACTTCAACTATGCGGTTGTTGGTACAAAAACGTCCTGGACCCCGGTCAACAATCTGACGTTCACGGGTGAGCTTGCGTACATGATGCTCGATCAGAAATACGCGAGCGGAAGCACGGTTACACTTCCGCTTCAGTCGGGCGTCGCAAAACCTGCTGCGGTGTATGAGCTGAAGGACCAGAACAGCTTGGTGCTGCTGCTCCGCGCCCAGCGTAATTTCTAA
- a CDS encoding MarR family transcriptional regulator: MAGKEQFDRAVRDLIWNLVEIHSQLEEIHKSWAELLGITEPQWLILMAIDELDDGRGVSGIAVANKLRIHPAFVTNQTKKLEQMELLARVISPDDARFLQISLTQKARMEMAKLSDKRQALNSTMLAGLDEESLDYLNKRLTSIAKNSRLAHQKLNLGLL, translated from the coding sequence ATGGCCGGAAAAGAACAGTTCGATCGAGCCGTTAGAGACCTGATCTGGAACCTCGTTGAGATCCACTCTCAACTCGAGGAAATACACAAGAGCTGGGCGGAGCTGTTAGGAATAACCGAACCGCAATGGCTAATCCTTATGGCCATTGACGAACTCGATGATGGTCGCGGCGTCTCGGGAATTGCGGTCGCAAACAAGCTGCGGATCCATCCCGCCTTCGTAACAAATCAAACGAAGAAGCTCGAACAGATGGAGCTCCTCGCCCGAGTGATATCGCCCGATGATGCAAGATTCCTGCAGATATCACTAACCCAAAAGGCTCGAATGGAAATGGCGAAGCTGTCAGACAAGAGACAGGCACTTAATTCCACGATGCTTGCCGGTCTTGACGAAGAGTCTTTGGACTACCTCAATAAACGACTGACATCGATTGCCAAGAATAGCCGGCTTGCACATCAAAAACTAAATCTGGGGCTATTGTAG
- a CDS encoding alpha/beta hydrolase — translation MKLMLCAAWPEVTDNLESTRRSAALFLDSFSGRYEPTSRRQFVARWTNIGDAHCLFGDLNVERGAFDAAAESWLCALTAFEVARRLVEEDDLQTGDVLAKLEAGISHFGSLEQRVRRVEIASWDERKLPAYYVSAGGPDPCAPAVICISREDETGAMLLGRLLPVIASRGMAALVLAYDDVPSSRHGRLEVLSSCLDYLSTQQEVDVSRIGIYGEGLSAGLATDSALADRRIAAAVCDGGLWNWARTQASISWMTGTSHLLDDHLASAHRSRLARRLKCPILVVAGGRSIVSVPEGIKLESDCTAARIDLKLLMPPLAPTPGGEFENFAACDNDIFSWLEQKLAHTSA, via the coding sequence ATGAAACTGATGCTGTGCGCTGCTTGGCCTGAAGTGACGGACAACCTTGAGTCCACAAGGCGAAGTGCAGCGCTATTCCTAGATAGTTTCTCTGGACGCTACGAGCCGACCAGCCGGCGGCAGTTCGTCGCACGATGGACGAACATTGGAGATGCTCACTGCCTGTTCGGAGACCTGAATGTGGAACGGGGCGCCTTCGATGCGGCGGCGGAATCTTGGCTTTGCGCACTAACTGCATTTGAAGTTGCCAGGCGACTGGTCGAGGAAGACGATCTACAAACGGGAGACGTTTTGGCCAAACTGGAAGCTGGCATCAGCCATTTCGGATCTCTGGAGCAGAGGGTGCGGCGCGTCGAAATCGCATCTTGGGATGAACGCAAGCTGCCTGCCTACTACGTGTCGGCCGGCGGGCCCGACCCATGTGCCCCAGCAGTGATTTGCATAAGCAGGGAAGACGAAACGGGAGCGATGCTGCTAGGACGACTTCTGCCCGTGATCGCAAGCCGAGGCATGGCGGCTCTCGTTCTCGCTTACGACGACGTTCCAAGTAGTCGGCATGGACGATTAGAAGTTCTGTCTTCTTGCTTGGACTATTTGTCTACTCAGCAGGAAGTCGATGTGTCTCGAATTGGGATCTACGGTGAAGGGCTGTCGGCCGGGTTAGCAACCGACTCCGCGCTAGCTGATCGCCGCATTGCTGCGGCGGTTTGCGACGGCGGCTTGTGGAATTGGGCTCGTACCCAGGCATCCATCTCGTGGATGACGGGAACCTCTCACCTGCTGGATGATCACTTAGCTTCAGCACATCGCTCGCGATTAGCGCGACGCTTGAAATGCCCGATTCTGGTCGTTGCAGGTGGACGCAGCATCGTCAGCGTTCCGGAAGGCATCAAATTAGAATCTGACTGCACAGCGGCGCGGATCGATCTCAAGCTATTGATGCCGCCGCTAGCACCGACTCCAGGCGGTGAGTTCGAGAACTTTGCAGCCTGCGACAACGACATTTTTTCCTGGCTAGAGCAGAAGCTGGCGCACACTTCCGCTTGA
- a CDS encoding class II aldolase/adducin family protein, translated as MPNDASQEWEIRCDLAAAYRLIAHFGMDDLISTHLSARLPGKTHRFLLNPYGMMFDEITASSLVVVDPNGHAIQKEDEAKINNAGFTIHSAVHMTRDDAQCVIHTHTLAGMAVAAQEQGLLPLNQKSMCFYGDIAYHNYEGVALDLGERERLVRDLGTKDVMILKHHGLLTVGRTVSEAFLNMYLLEQSCRIQIAATQGGQRIALPSDKIASHTAEQFQREGYNGNPRPWAALKRRLDRLSPGYAT; from the coding sequence ATGCCTAACGACGCCTCCCAAGAATGGGAGATCCGCTGCGATTTGGCTGCAGCCTATCGCCTGATTGCGCATTTTGGCATGGACGACTTGATTTCGACGCACTTGTCAGCGCGCCTGCCTGGCAAGACGCACCGTTTTCTGCTCAACCCTTACGGTATGATGTTCGACGAAATCACGGCCTCTAGTCTCGTTGTGGTCGATCCGAACGGGCATGCCATTCAGAAAGAGGACGAGGCCAAGATAAATAACGCCGGCTTCACGATTCACTCGGCCGTGCACATGACGCGCGATGATGCCCAGTGCGTAATTCACACGCATACCTTGGCAGGAATGGCGGTTGCTGCTCAAGAACAGGGACTGCTTCCTCTGAACCAAAAATCAATGTGCTTCTATGGCGATATAGCGTATCACAATTATGAGGGCGTAGCGCTCGATCTTGGAGAGCGCGAGCGTCTCGTCCGTGATCTCGGGACAAAGGACGTGATGATCCTCAAGCACCATGGCTTGCTCACAGTTGGCCGTACCGTTTCCGAAGCGTTCCTCAACATGTACCTTTTGGAGCAATCCTGCCGGATCCAGATCGCGGCGACGCAAGGTGGACAAAGGATCGCTCTGCCCTCTGATAAGATCGCTTCCCACACCGCGGAACAGTTTCAACGCGAGGGCTACAACGGGAACCCGCGTCCTTGGGCAGCTCTCAAGCGCCGCCTCGATCGCTTAAGTCCCGGTTACGCAACTTGA
- a CDS encoding phytanoyl-CoA dioxygenase family protein — MLGQQPELAPVSEASLSAAKEKYAWDGYCIIPGVLSPSEVAQVRQRIVEQAAAEKALGWAREDAGPTQLKKILEHQGGALISGYVHDRPPARLVLDAPSQSRSCHYQSWVARMAA, encoded by the coding sequence ATGTTGGGCCAACAACCTGAATTAGCTCCTGTATCGGAAGCCAGTCTCTCGGCCGCAAAGGAGAAATACGCTTGGGATGGCTATTGCATCATTCCGGGCGTCTTGTCGCCGAGTGAAGTTGCCCAAGTTCGCCAGCGCATTGTCGAGCAGGCGGCAGCCGAAAAAGCCCTGGGCTGGGCACGCGAGGATGCCGGCCCGACCCAACTTAAAAAGATACTTGAACATCAGGGCGGCGCGCTGATCTCGGGATATGTACATGATAGGCCGCCGGCCCGATTGGTTCTAGACGCGCCATCGCAGTCGCGATCATGCCACTATCAGTCGTGGGTCGCCAGAATGGCAGCGTGA
- a CDS encoding cyclase family protein: MRPANFDHLADKLRNWGRWGEADQRGTLNHIGPETLKNAAAEVRDGKLFNLGLRFDRNGPQLGRKRFNPMVYATDLFTPMSPAAQGVCYSDDVIHMPLQCSTQWDALGHVHYDGHLYNGCIARECLTENGALKMGVNHLAAPGIVSRGVLADIARLKGVERLPLDYAITVDDLKAACEKQGVSVGAGDILLVHTGHMLWFTADGDRERFMGMQPGLTYTCAEWAHDKSLAAVAADNMAVEILDAEGMGSEMPLAFHMLALRDMGMPLGEMFNLEALAADCAADGRYSFLLTAPPLEVTGGFGSPVNPHALK, translated from the coding sequence ATGCGGCCTGCGAATTTTGACCATCTTGCGGATAAACTGCGCAACTGGGGGAGATGGGGCGAAGCGGACCAGCGGGGCACACTTAACCATATCGGGCCAGAAACGTTGAAGAACGCGGCGGCCGAAGTGCGCGATGGCAAGCTTTTTAACCTCGGTCTGCGGTTTGATCGGAATGGGCCGCAGCTGGGACGCAAGCGGTTCAACCCGATGGTCTACGCGACAGACCTTTTCACTCCGATGAGCCCCGCGGCGCAAGGAGTTTGCTACTCCGATGACGTCATCCACATGCCTTTGCAATGTTCGACGCAATGGGACGCCCTCGGCCACGTTCACTACGACGGTCACCTTTATAATGGCTGCATCGCGCGCGAATGCCTTACCGAAAATGGTGCGCTGAAGATGGGCGTCAACCATCTTGCAGCCCCCGGCATCGTTTCGCGCGGGGTACTCGCCGACATTGCACGGCTGAAGGGAGTCGAGCGGCTGCCGCTCGACTATGCGATCACGGTCGATGATCTGAAGGCCGCATGCGAAAAGCAGGGCGTAAGCGTTGGCGCCGGCGACATCCTCTTGGTTCACACCGGACACATGCTTTGGTTCACCGCCGACGGAGACCGGGAGAGGTTTATGGGGATGCAACCAGGCCTCACCTATACCTGTGCAGAGTGGGCTCATGACAAATCGCTGGCTGCCGTCGCCGCCGACAATATGGCTGTGGAGATATTAGACGCTGAGGGAATGGGTTCGGAAATGCCGCTCGCCTTCCACATGCTTGCGCTGCGCGACATGGGCATGCCGCTGGGCGAGATGTTCAATCTAGAGGCGCTGGCCGCCGACTGCGCCGCCGACGGACGGTACAGCTTCCTGCTTACAGCACCGCCCCTGGAAGTTACTGGCGGCTTTGGCTCGCCCGTCAACCCGCACGCGCTGAAGTAG